The following proteins are encoded in a genomic region of Oryctolagus cuniculus chromosome 13, mOryCun1.1, whole genome shotgun sequence:
- the FAM89A gene encoding protein FAM89A produces the protein MSGAGAAPGSAGAGRGLRVDGLPPLPKSLSGLLHSASGGGASGGWRHLERLYAQKSRIQDELSRGGAGGGGGRASALPTKPPNLDAALALLRKEMVGLRQLDMSLLCQLYSLYESIQEYKGACQAAASPDCSYALENGFFNEDEEYFQEQSAVQDGRDRGAPRDVSPPVSSLTSSSWVLESL, from the exons ATGAGCGGGGCTGGCGCGGCGCCGGGGTCGGCGGGCGCAGGCAGGGGGCTGCGGGTGGATGGGCTGCCCCCGCTGCCCAAGAGCCTGAGCGGGCTGCTGCACTCGGCGTCGGGCGGCGGCGCGTCGGGGGGCTGGCGCCACCTGGAGCGGCTGTACGCCCAGAAGTCGCGCATCCAGGACGAGCTGAGCCgcgggggcgcgggcggcggcgggggccgggCATCTGCGCTGCCCACCAAGCCCCCCAACCTGGACGCCGCGCTGGCGCTGCTCCGCAAGGAGATG GTTGGCCTCCGCCAGCTGGACATGTCTTTGCTTTGCCAACTCTACAGCCTGTACGAGTCGATTCAGGAATACAAGGGAGCgtgccaggcagcagccagcccGGACTGCTCCTACGCTCTGGAGAATGGCTTCTTCAACGAGGACGAGGAATATTTCCAGGAGCAGAGCGCAGTCCAGGATGGGAGGGACCGAGGCGCTCCTCGGGACGTGTCGCCGCCTGTCTCTTCCCTCACCAGCAGCAGCTGGGTCCTGGAGTCCCTGTAG